The DNA region TGTTTAGTGACAATCTGATATACGTTATTCTTATTTCTTGTGCTTAAAATGTTAAACTTATTAACTCGTTATGAATGGTTTTGGCTTCTAGTTTCTGGAAAACGCCCTGGAAGAGTGTGGTGATGATTTGGATCTAGCTATCAAGAGATTAAATGATCTTCAACTGAGTGTTGCCGCAAGTTCATCAGATCTTACCCAGGATATTGACAATCAGTTTTTGGCTAAAGgtgtttttctcaattttaatgCATCGTTTGGTAACCCATGCTTCATACTACCTCCATCCTtgaaaaatagcaactatttccattttggtcaTTTCCTTAAAATTAAGCTCTTTCTATTCTAGGAATTTTTTCTGTCATTTCTAATGAGATGGGAcctattctccactaacaatacttcaataactttttctttgtatctctctcttactttaccaattgtgcattaaaacctgggttatttcaaaagtttatattttttaaggACGAAGGTAGTATGTTTGGATATGTTTTCTGAAATAACACTTCCCTGATACCTGTTAAATTCATTGATAGTATATAACAATAAGTAAATGTTAAATTTCTGAAGATGTGTAGGCTCCAGGCCTACTATGTGAATCATCATTGGTTCTCTATATATCCATTAAGTCTTGCTGCCATTTCCGATTTTCTGTACGACATGGAGGCACATGTTCTTGGCATAGCCTACCTCATTTTAACTATTCTAGTTCTCCTTTATTTCCTTATTGTTCTCTAGCTGACTCCTGAAGCTTGTTCTATTGGAGTCCTCCTGGATCTCTCCTGGTAGCCCTGTCCCAAGTGAACAGAAACACTGGACTTGCCTATGATTTCTGACATCTTAACTGTGTTTCTTTGCCCAGTTCTTTTTGCTGGATGACTGAGTGATTCTAAAACACACGTTTCTTTGTTTAGTTATCCACCTGCCGTATGACATATTTGTTTTTCTCATCCTTCACATATCAACAAAAGCACcttattattttactaaaattgtACCTCATTTATATCCATTTCTGTTACGTGCTTTGTGTCTGCCCAAATGAGTACTTTTATCATGAATaactttatttcattattaatgTACATTGGGGGCTCTGCTTCAGGAGAGGAACCACCTGGTGTAAACAATCTTCCAGTAGATGGACCGGAGTGGGTGGAGCTTTTGGTTAGAGAAGTCTTGACTGCAGCCAGTGTAGAGGATGCTAAAGCACGTTTGTCCCAAGCACTTGAGGCATTAGAGAAGTCAATTTGTGCGAATGCTAATGCAGAGGCTGCAAAAAGCTTCCAGAAGGTGAGTTATTTAATCAATGCCTACCTCCTATAGAATATATAACACAGATtcatttaatattcaatttcCTAAACTCTGCCTCTCTCTTGTgagtaaattatttttaatgcaaGCTCGTCGAAATGAGTATCAGtcataaattaaaatggaaGTTGATTCTATACTTGGTAATATTTCTAATTGCATTTACACTTTTGTAATGCTTTGTAGGAGAACATAGTGCTGAAGCAGCAACTAGAAGCACTCATACAGGAAAATACTATTTTGAAGCGAGCAGTTTCTATACAACATGAAcggcagaaggaattcgaggAAACGGGCCATGAGTTGCATCAGCTGAAGCAGCTAGTGTCTCAATACCAGGAGCAACTACGGACTCTCGAGGTCAGTTTTACAGTGTAAAACGTGCATAAGCATGTGATTGTTTAGTTGGCTAGCAAAACTACTTTATTGTCAACTTTGCTCTAATCATCAGGCTCAACGCAAATGAACAGAATATTCCTTTCAAATACACAAAACATAACTAAGAGGTTGAGGCCATCCACCTTAAATGTGCTATATTCCAATATACTGGGAACTATTTCCTCAACGAAAGGTTTTATACTTCAATACCAGCTCATGCCAGACCCCAAAAACATGCTGATGAAAGAATCCTAGAAAAAATATGATGATTTTAGGCATTAGCTATCTGAATTTTCAGATTGGGTTATcatatttgaatatatttttacaGAAAGTAGGTCCAGTATATgattcattcatattttttgtctAGGTAAACAACTATGCTCTTACAATGCATCTTAAGCAGGCCCAACAAAGTGGTTCACTCCCAGGACGTTTTCACCCTGATGTGTTTTAGTTATTCATCCCAGTGTGTATTGCGTGTGCTATAGTAGAATCAATAATACAGGATCTAGCCTAGATTCCTGGCCTTAGCTGCTATGCGTAATTTTTATGAGTGAGACCACATTATAATATTTGCTGGTTTGTGATGCCGCTCTATGCTGACATCCTAACGAATTAACGATTGCTGTTATACTTACTAAAGTTAATTATGGCTCCATTCGGATTTCTCTCTTCCCTTCACACCTCCCCCTAAGCGTGATATGGGCGGTGCATATGCCCTTATAATCGTCGTTACTTTTTTGTATAGCATCTTCAACACTACAGCGACGTACATCGAGCTTGAATATTCTCTTTTTGATTGATGTTAGCATGATCTCTTGTCGATTTGCTTCCATTCTGGTTTTATGCGTTTCTCTTTGGAGAATTTATCTTTGTATCAAAGCTACAGGGTTTGGATGCCTCTTGTAACACGTTATGATATTCGCAGCTGCAGCTTGCCTTCTTTTTACTCAAACAGCTAATATTATATTCCTATTGCCTTTTCTTTTCTGGgtgcattttctttttctttgtctttTCATGATggtgatttttctttttggttgaTCTCCTATTTACCTAATTGGGGTTTTCGTATGAAACACATTAATTATGAATCTTTTCTCTGAATTGGATTCTTGACCTAATATTTCTGCGACATAATTCTTGCAGATAATGGTAGTataagtatttaatttatttcggTGTGTGTACCAATATTCATACATATTTACCCTACTGGCTAAATATTCAACTTTGTCCTATCATTTTAGCATTTTAGCAAAAACGTCTCAAGTCTCAATCTTTAGTGTAATTGCACAAAGGGTATCTAACATTTTAATTTTCACTTAAAGATGTCTTGCAAAATTTTTCCAAACAAATATTCTCCTAGATTTTTGAAAGAAAAgacaaaatgaagaaaattggaAGCTAACTTGGCCAACAATATTTTGAGTGCGATTGTTCTTCAGGTGTTCAGTCAAGTAGTATCCCATGATTGTGGCAGAACCCTCCTTGGTCGTTGTTACTGATATTGATATGATCACGAACTAAAAGATTAAAAATCACAGCTATTAAACTAAAGAAATCTAAATACAACTCAAGAAAAAACTTTGGATTGAGCTTTGATTTTTGGCTCATCTCCTTCACTAAATTTCAAATTGAATTGGATAAAAAGTGTGGATTGACAATTTTCTTTTATTCCCAAATCTGTAGACGATTTTGCCTAAAAGTTTGTTTGGGACATTTTTAGGCAAATTTGAAACGTAAAATCgaatatttatcatttttttataattgtatCTATATATCTTTAAATAAATCTTCttctcttatactttattatttatgggtccgttatttacattattttaattactttttttcatttactcttagtttatcaattatgcattaaaacttatATGATATCAATTAGCATATTTCTATCAAACTGATAGAGTAATAAGCAAATAAGTAATAGTGTATCCAATGAGTGGGGCACACGAAAACCCGGCAATTTTGGTTGATAACAAGCGATCTTGCATAAAATTGGCCGGTTTTCAacttttgtttttcattttcttatttgGAAATTTGGTTTTTTAAAAACTAAAGgcccattttggtccttaacatattacgatttttttattttgatccaaaacattatcttttgaattattcgatcCCTCataaataaaaacgggtcacatttggtccattttggacggttccgtaaAAAATATGACGGAAATTCCAAATTTGGACGGAAATTCAAAAATTGACGGAAACATGCCGGCTTCCGACTCCCGGTGTTCTGCCGCTGCTACTCACCGTCAAGTCGTCGTCTCGCCTCCTCTCCCTCGTCCTCTCCCTCACCCTCGACCCCTCCATCGACCACCTCCCCCTCGCCCTCGCCGTCGTCCAGGCACCCTCCGCTATGGCTGCCTCCCCCGCCGCAGTTTCACCTCCTCCTCCCAAATCGTGGCTGCGGAAACATCGGAAGGCGTCGTCGTCGCTAATTTTGCCGGAGATGAAATCGATCGGATACACTCCCGATTGCGGCACCTGCAATTACATATTTTTGACTCTTTCGAAAATCGGTGAATTTGTCGTGtcgcctcctctccctctccctcaccctCGACCACCTCCCTCTCACCCTCACCCTCGCCCTCGCCGTCGTCCAGGCACCCTCCGCTACGGCTGCCTCCCCCCGCCACAATTCCACCTCCTCCTCTCAAATCGTGGTTGCGGCAACACCGGAAGGCTTCTACGGGGGATTGATTGTTGAGTTGAGCGAGGAGAGGAATGTGGACGccgtggcggaggtggtgagggagatgatgtaaggagggggtgaggctgagggatgagacggtgacgacggtgggtgaggctgagggatgaTGGAAAGTGGACGCCGTGGCGGAGGTAGTGATGGAGGTTTGGGTTTAGggtttccgtcaaatttttgacggaatCGTCCAAAATAGATCAAATGTgacctatttttatttatgagagaccaaataattcaaaagataatgtgttggaccaaaataaaaaaatctcaataagttaaggaccaaaatgagaCTTTAGCCATTTTTAAATCGAGATTATccaatcaattttatttataactagCTAGCCACATTTATTACTGCGCGTGCGTGTTGAGTGCTGACATTAATTAAATAAGAGTGAGTAATAGTACCTTGGTTATTGCAACTTATTAGCACACCATAGCATGCATAGATCAAATCTTGATAATCTCATCTCTTCACCAATCTCAACCCTTCGATTCCATAACAAATTAACATATCTCAATAACTATTAGCAAAGAAAACATATGTATCCTCTTTCATTAATAATATACTATCAAATCTTGTGTGTGTCCAACTGTACTACACTTACTACACTACAGTAATATATATCAGACACAAACTGCAGATCTAACAGAGCCAGAGGATGATCTCTCAAACCCCACATGTTAAGCCATCTGTACATCCAATTAATAATCCAAAACACACTAATCAAGATTCAAGAGTGTCACTAATTAACTTTgacagaagatgatgatgaagagtTAGATACTAGTATATTGATGGAAAATCAGTAGTAGCAGTGTAAAAGGAGTAAAACATGAATTGAAATCTGTAAAAACTCCTTCAAGAAACTGCAATAAGGCTTCCAAGGCCGTGTGTCATCATCTTCTTAAACTCCTCAAAATCAACCATCCCATCTCCATCAACATCCACCTTTCTGATCATCTCCTTGCAGTCCTCAATCTTGCTCCCCTCACTGAATCCCAAGGAAGACAAAACCATCCCCAATTCCTCCACCGTGATCCGCCCATCTTTGTTCCCATCAAACACATCAAACGCATCTCTCAAATCCCCATCCCCAtctgccgccgccgctgctgatTCTCCGCCTCCCTCCATGGTCTCGTAGAGCTTGCAGAACTCGTCGAAATCAATGAGGCCGTCGccgttgaaatccaccttgtccacCATATCCTCCACATCCTTCTCTCCCGCCAAAATCCCCATATTGTGGAGAGACTCCCTCAGCTCCTGCTTCGTGATGAATCCGTCCTTGTTCTTGTCGAACGTCGCGAACACGCCCCTCAGCCCTCCGATCGGCGGCGCAGGAGGAGCAGCGGGGGGCTTGGTGGGATCTTTGAGTGAATTGAGCCATGGAGAGAGGAGGGTGTAGAGGAGGCCGAAGATGAAGAGCAGAGAGTAGAGCACCACTGCAATcatttgtgtttgtttgttgttgttttctttagcaacaaacacaaatttagagagagagagagagataatggGGGGTTGGAGTGGAAAAGATTGAAAGGGGGAATAAATATGATGAAACATTTGTTGATCCCACAAACCGCGTGAAACTGTCGTAactgtaaaaaaaaagaaaaataaagagttGATTAGTGTTGGTGGAAGGGGTGATTTAATGAGACTCGCTTTCGCTctacttatttaatttgtaatagtaatTTGTTTTGTTTCCCAAAACAAAAACTTGCATAGCATTTGCTTTTTCTTTTGGATAAACAAAAATCCACAGAGGAACAAAAACACAAACCAGCAACCAAAACAAGAGCAATGTCACTCATCAGTGCTCTTTCATTGAAGCCTTACACCATTGCTTATTATTCATGCAACAACCTTCTAATCTTGATAAGTCCCTCATAcatttgcatcaacacacaagGAAACTTTGGACACCACATTTTGTTCCACGAACTTAATCTCCAAATAATAGTGTTTTTCAAACTCTTCATGTGGATTcatattttgaaacataatttTGTTCTTAAACTACTAGATAGACCACCCAATCACACAGGATCGAGAGGGAGTTCCATGGCTTTTTATCAACTTGAAAAACATATGTTCATCCAATTGAGAAATCATAAGACTAGGTCATTAGGCAAACAAAATGATAAATTCCAACATTTGTAGAAGAAATAGCCAACACTACAACAACACCTCCACTTGAAAATCATAAGATAAATAGCCTTTGACcactttttctaaaaatgcaTAGATCATCTTCAATCCCGATGAACCCAAATCTGAACAGCTTGTCCTTGATGTTGAGTCTGCCTAAAAGAATATAtcacaaaattaatttgtttctttttcccattatattatactccctctgtctcattagaaatgaaacgttttcctttttgggatgtcccaataaaaatgaaacatttcctaaaatgaaaacaacaccatctctactttttcttctctcttactttactctctcttcattaactcacaaaacaaccctgcataaaatcatgtgccggAAACCAAATGTtacatatttattgggacggagggagtactaagttGCCTATACATCGAAATTAGAACCAAAAAAGCCCAAACTCATTTATCACTTTGGCTCTCACTTAGTGGCGTGCGATCCACggctaagggcatccacaatggggatCCTATGCTCCGCCACATAATCATTCT from Salvia splendens isolate huo1 chromosome 9, SspV2, whole genome shotgun sequence includes:
- the LOC121748689 gene encoding uncharacterized protein LOC121748689 — protein: MSAVVCGKRSNIFEESPSSPPVTKRIRCSSSSSPGRTFSPPRAAAYTSSTSAIDHLVALFPDMDKQFLENALEECGDDLDLAIKRLNDLQLSVAASSSDLTQDIDNQFLAKGEEPPGVNNLPVDGPEWVELLVREVLTAASVEDAKARLSQALEALEKSICANANAEAAKSFQKENIVLKQQLEALIQENTILKRAVSIQHERQKEFEETGHELHQLKQLVSQYQEQLRTLEVNNYALTMHLKQAQQSGSLPGRFHPDVF
- the LOC121748692 gene encoding calmodulin-like protein 3 translates to MIAVVLYSLLFIFGLLYTLLSPWLNSLKDPTKPPAAPPAPPIGGLRGVFATFDKNKDGFITKQELRESLHNMGILAGEKDVEDMVDKVDFNGDGLIDFDEFCKLYETMEGGGESAAAAADGDGDLRDAFDVFDGNKDGRITVEELGMVLSSLGFSEGSKIEDCKEMIRKVDVDGDGMVDFEEFKKMMTHGLGSLIAVS